The following are encoded together in the bacterium genome:
- the topA gene encoding type I DNA topoisomerase, producing the protein MPTPLLIVESPAKARTLSGFLGNRYRIMASVGHVRDLPNNASEVPKAIKGEAWGSMAVDVEHDFQPHYVVSPDRRGTIRDMKAALKDASEVLLATDPDREGESISWHLLELLKPKVPVHRIVFHEITEEAVRDAIAHSRELDRNLVDAQESRRILDRMFGYKVSPVLWKRVAPKLSAGRVQSVAVRLVVEREEERKVFRKAGFWNLEATLSGEGREFTATLVRVEGKRVAVGKDFDAATGKPGNSTVRVLDGASSAALAETLRDSIPWEVTGVEEKPVTQHPAPPFITSTLQQEANRKLGFSADRTMSAAQKLFDSGAISYHRTDSTTLSDKALQEAGRTIRGMYGDAYYGGARRYQKKVKNAQEAHEAIRPTDFSLAPDKNGSRFHGDEARVYELIWKRAVASQMVDAKLLRTTVEITAAGEGGAPCVFTASGKVIQFPGYLRAYVEGSDDPAADLGDKETLLPACTVGDRVSLPGGGAALSLLDLSPKSHETTPPPRYTDASLVKRLEEDGIGRPSTYASIIKTILERGYVWRQGKALVPTFTAFVVTMFLKEHFRTLVELDFTGRIEEKLDLISNGDLERLAFLREFYFGDGQEWLGLKNMVEKGNDRWGDYPSYPVGEDPATGEPIVVKAGLYGPYVQRGDGGEGNTASLPAGIAPADFGLDEALALLTTKGAGPRMVGVDPKTGMTVYAMTGRFGPYVQLGETPENGKKGAKPPKGTKTPKPRRASLPKGETVEGIPLETALRLLSLPRQIGLHPDDAVPVESNFGRFGPYVKHGDDFRSLESEERVFAITLDEAVELLRQPKRARKRPFGAAKAAPLKELGTNPAGVVIKVFDGRYGPYITDGAVNATVPKGVALESITLESALELLSEKAAKGPSKRPAKR; encoded by the coding sequence GGACCCTCTCCGGTTTCCTGGGAAACCGGTATCGCATCATGGCGAGCGTTGGCCATGTTCGCGACCTTCCGAACAACGCCAGCGAGGTGCCGAAAGCGATTAAAGGCGAGGCATGGGGTTCGATGGCGGTGGACGTCGAACACGATTTCCAGCCGCATTACGTCGTCTCGCCGGACCGCAGGGGTACCATCCGTGACATGAAGGCCGCCCTGAAGGACGCGTCGGAAGTTCTCCTTGCGACCGATCCGGACCGGGAGGGAGAGTCCATCAGTTGGCATCTCCTCGAACTGTTGAAGCCGAAGGTGCCCGTCCACCGCATCGTTTTTCACGAGATCACGGAAGAGGCGGTTCGCGACGCGATCGCACATTCCCGGGAGCTCGATCGCAACCTCGTGGATGCGCAGGAAAGTCGACGGATTCTCGATCGCATGTTCGGATACAAGGTGTCGCCGGTGCTTTGGAAACGGGTTGCGCCGAAACTGAGCGCGGGCCGCGTGCAGAGCGTCGCGGTGCGGTTGGTCGTCGAGCGGGAGGAGGAGCGGAAAGTTTTCCGGAAAGCCGGGTTCTGGAACCTTGAGGCGACGTTGAGCGGGGAAGGGCGCGAGTTCACGGCGACGCTCGTTCGGGTGGAAGGGAAGCGTGTCGCCGTCGGCAAGGATTTCGATGCCGCCACGGGGAAGCCCGGGAACAGCACCGTGAGGGTGCTCGACGGGGCGAGCTCCGCGGCGCTGGCGGAAACGTTGCGGGACTCGATTCCCTGGGAGGTCACGGGGGTGGAGGAAAAGCCCGTGACGCAGCACCCGGCTCCGCCGTTCATCACCTCGACGCTGCAGCAGGAAGCCAACCGGAAGCTCGGGTTCTCCGCCGACCGGACGATGTCGGCGGCGCAGAAACTGTTCGATTCCGGCGCGATCTCCTATCATCGGACCGACTCGACGACCCTGTCGGACAAGGCGCTGCAGGAGGCGGGCCGCACGATCCGCGGGATGTACGGGGACGCGTATTACGGCGGTGCGCGACGCTATCAGAAAAAGGTCAAGAACGCGCAGGAAGCGCACGAGGCGATCCGGCCGACGGATTTCTCCCTGGCGCCCGACAAGAACGGAAGTCGCTTTCATGGGGACGAAGCCAGGGTGTACGAACTGATCTGGAAGCGGGCGGTGGCGTCCCAGATGGTCGACGCGAAGCTGCTGCGCACGACGGTCGAGATCACGGCGGCCGGAGAGGGCGGCGCCCCCTGCGTCTTCACCGCTTCCGGCAAGGTCATTCAATTCCCGGGATACCTTCGCGCCTACGTGGAGGGGAGCGACGATCCTGCGGCCGACCTGGGGGACAAGGAGACGTTGCTTCCGGCGTGCACGGTGGGGGACCGTGTATCCCTGCCGGGCGGCGGCGCGGCGCTGTCGTTGCTTGACCTTTCGCCGAAATCGCACGAGACGACTCCTCCTCCCCGGTACACCGACGCGTCGCTCGTCAAGCGGCTGGAGGAGGACGGCATCGGGCGCCCGTCCACCTACGCGTCGATCATCAAGACCATCCTGGAACGGGGGTATGTATGGCGGCAGGGGAAGGCGCTTGTACCGACGTTCACGGCCTTCGTCGTCACGATGTTCCTGAAGGAGCATTTCCGGACGCTGGTCGAACTGGACTTCACCGGGCGCATCGAGGAGAAACTCGACCTCATCTCCAACGGCGACCTGGAACGCCTTGCGTTCCTCCGGGAGTTCTATTTCGGGGATGGGCAGGAATGGCTCGGTCTGAAAAACATGGTCGAGAAGGGAAATGACCGGTGGGGCGACTATCCGTCGTATCCGGTCGGCGAGGATCCGGCGACGGGGGAGCCGATCGTCGTCAAGGCCGGCCTCTATGGACCGTACGTCCAGCGGGGAGACGGTGGGGAGGGGAACACCGCGTCGTTGCCGGCCGGCATCGCACCGGCCGACTTCGGTCTGGACGAGGCCCTCGCGCTGCTGACGACAAAGGGCGCCGGTCCTCGAATGGTCGGCGTCGACCCGAAGACGGGGATGACGGTGTACGCCATGACGGGAAGATTCGGGCCCTACGTGCAACTCGGCGAGACGCCGGAGAACGGGAAGAAGGGTGCAAAGCCTCCGAAGGGGACGAAGACTCCGAAGCCGCGGAGGGCCTCCCTGCCGAAGGGGGAGACGGTCGAAGGCATCCCTCTGGAGACCGCGTTGCGTTTATTGTCGCTGCCGCGGCAGATCGGACTGCACCCGGATGACGCCGTACCGGTCGAATCGAATTTCGGCCGCTTTGGCCCCTACGTGAAGCATGGGGACGACTTCCGGTCGCTGGAATCCGAGGAGCGGGTGTTCGCGATCACCCTCGATGAAGCCGTGGAGTTGCTTCGGCAACCGAAACGTGCCCGGAAGCGTCCGTTCGGCGCCGCAAAGGCGGCCCCGCTCAAGGAGTTGGGCACGAATCCGGCCGGGGTGGTCATCAAGGTATTCGATGGCCGATACGGACCCTACATCACCGACGGCGCCGTCAATGCCACGGTGCCGAAAGGTGTCGCGCTCGAATCGATCACGCTCGAAAGCGCCTTGGAGTTATTGTCCGAGAAGGCGGCGAAGGGCCCATCGAAAAGACCCGCGAAGAGGTGA